A stretch of the Desulfobacter sp. genome encodes the following:
- the ybgF gene encoding tol-pal system protein YbgF: MFQAKPVLIKLFFLISAVVLVSSCSALDYFKTEHGEPDPAGIGTEKPLPQSDSNNKPAPEQNQIQDLEKKIVVLEDKVTTLETQVAGQKKVVYTIEYSDPAKLYEKARTLLLANETDNAADLFATFADKHPGHALADNALYWLGECYYTTGEYQKSIEIFKTLVKQYPKAGKVPDALLKTGYAYVSLDDANRASHYFKQVIKKHPFSLAAKKAQVKLKEFQ; this comes from the coding sequence ATGTTTCAGGCAAAACCCGTCCTGATCAAATTATTTTTCCTTATTTCAGCGGTGGTTCTGGTCTCTTCATGTTCTGCTTTGGATTATTTCAAAACCGAACATGGAGAGCCGGACCCGGCCGGTATAGGAACTGAAAAGCCCCTGCCCCAGTCTGATTCAAACAACAAACCCGCGCCAGAGCAAAACCAGATTCAGGATCTTGAAAAAAAAATCGTTGTACTTGAAGACAAGGTCACCACCCTTGAGACCCAGGTTGCCGGACAAAAAAAAGTGGTGTATACCATTGAATATTCTGATCCTGCAAAGCTTTATGAAAAGGCAAGAACCCTGTTGCTGGCCAATGAGACAGACAATGCAGCCGATCTTTTTGCCACCTTTGCCGACAAGCATCCGGGCCATGCTCTGGCAGACAATGCCCTTTACTGGTTAGGCGAATGCTATTACACCACCGGGGAATATCAAAAATCCATTGAAATATTCAAAACCCTGGTCAAACAATACCCCAAGGCGGGTAAAGTACCTGATGCCCTTCTTAAAACCGGGTATGCCTATGTTTCACTGGACGATGCCAACCGGGCCAGCCACTATTTCAAACAGGTGATTAAAAAACATCCCTTTTCTCTGGCGGCAAAAAAGGCGCAGGTAAAACTCAAAGAATTTCAATAG